CACCACAAGCCATAGAGCTACAGGAGGATTTATCATTTGAAGAGGAACCAGTGGCTATAGTTGATCGCCAAGTAAAGAAACTGCGTTCTAAAGAGATAGCATCTGTGAAAGTTGTTTGGAAGAATCATTCGGTAGAAGAAGCAACTTGGGAAATGGAGGATACCATGCGCGACAAATATCCATATTTATTTGAGTCCGAAGGTAATAATTACATCTATCGTAGTATATAAGTCCAAAATTCGGGGACCGAATTTTTTTAAGGGGGAGAGAATGTTAtacccacaaaaaaaaaaggaaacagAAGTGCATAGTCACGTGGGTGGCACATGCCCCACTTAAACCCCTTCCCCCTCCTTATTCTCTCGAGCCTTCCCTGGTCCCTCcctctctcttttatttttattttcttcatacAAATCAAAACCAAACCCTCTCTTTTCCTTCATCTCATCTTCCATTCCATCTTCTTCATTTCAAAATCTTCATCCAACCACAACACACCAGATTTCATTTTAcccttttattttatctctattttaatatatcatCTATATCCaaagtaaatttttatttttcacaacCCCAAATCAAGAAGCTCATACTAATGAGTGAAGGAAGCATTTAAATTTGAGTTCCAATTATTATTGAGACTTCAAGGTAACTCTTTGACTCAATAATTAGCCATATTCCCAATTTTTGTCATCTATATATTTATGGGTATGTATAAATCCGAATTAGGGTTATTAGGGTTAGAAAATTTGGGGCTTTGTCAAGGTGAGTAAGATTATGTTAATTGACAATATTAGTAGCTCACAAATATCATTATTGTCATATTTCTAGAGTTGTAGAACTATTGGACATCATTTGGTAGCTCGTTGACGCGCTCAGAGTTGCTTCCGGTTCTTTTGAATCAAGTTGTGAGTGGATATTATATCtataattgtttttaaatatattattatcaatatctATGTTGAATCATTAATTTTggagtttgaaaatattttattattgtgattttgaatttctaaaatattttattattgtgatttctgaatttttgaaaataaatattgatttgtgaaacttacaattttataaaaatacacacgagacgatatttatatattttgtaaagtataaatattttcttatttgacttatttaaattttaattaaattttagtatgcaatcttatatatattaatttgctATGGAATTTGGTAGTATGTTACAAgtgatttggtttggattggTTTGGGAGACTCTGACTAGAAACTCGTAGTTAACGGCGGTTATGACGTTAACCTAGATGCATCTGGCTCAGACCTCAGCTAGCAGGGGCGTTGCTAACCTAACGTGTAGGCCACACGTTGGATCTGTTATACCGTACGGGCACACTAGAGGAAAGGGCTACCCTTAGAGGTGAAGCCGCCCTAGGTGtataatatttgatttgatttgacttcTGGAATGAGAACTCCCATTTAAGTTCATCCGCTTAActacttatttatttgtttgcataataaattaatatgaaTTTCTCATCTctaaaaagaaatataattttcaaggTAAACTTTGTATTGTCTCGTGTGTGTTATAGATGTAATGTTTGCTCACTGAGTTGCAAAACTCACCCTATTATATTCCcatgtttttcagatacaggagtCATTTCAGGTTCCATTCCACCTGCCCCTCAGTAGATCTTAGTCATTTTGGTGAGCCCTTCTTCTTTCCAAGGGCTAAATAATTATGTAATGGAACCTTTACTCAAAATCTAGACTATGTTTTGGATATATTTGGTTGTAGATATAATTTGGAGTATGCTGTTGTTGTTGTCTTGGAAATGGAGGTTTATTATTAATACAGGGAGTTAATATTTATGTTGGTAAGGTCCTAGAAACAGAGGAGATTCTGTCCGTTTTTTCTGAAAATTTGGTCGTTTGGCTTGCTGAGGGACTTGTCCCTTGAGTGCCAGTCATGGCTTGGTTCGGGCCATGACAGttcataaatttataaaaatatagatttttttgaaattttaactaaaacaaaaattgtatacttattcttatttgttttaatttttttatattttatttaaatacaaatgagggtatttttttattgacatttatgttttaaattaaaaaatattaataatttatacaaataataaatCGAATCAATTAGATTGAATTTACATGCATATGCTGCAGAAATATTTAATCCAAGAGTTGATTTGATTTATCATGTgcttttattataatataatggattccatttatattaaaaatgtgTAAATCAAGTTTAATTGTttcgatttatataaatttattttagaacatGCATATAAACTAATTCACTTTAGTACATTCACTACATTGGTATGATTTTGATCCTCAAATAATTGGTATGAATTACCtgaattttgttaataatataaccttacttttattaaaaaaaaatactagataatcaaatatttttaatagccAAATTCAACCAAATCTTGTTATACATGACTATAGCTATACTTACGTGGCTTCCTCCTCCACCTTCTCCCTCTTGTTGGTACATATCAGGTATTAGTGTATTGCTCTCTGTCTCTATCATACATTATATCAACTTTGATCCATTTTTGTTTGTTCATTCAATAAACTTGAAGAACATACGTGCAGGTATTTTGCCAACCTTTATTTGCATTTGTTGAGAAATGGTGTGCAAGAAAATGGGCGAAGGATGGTTTTGCGACCATAGAATATAAAATTGCTCTTCCTTGCATACCAACTGAAATTGTTCCGGTTAGTTGGAGGAcagttgtttttgtattttcaacAACCATCATAGACATGCTCATGCCTTTCTTCAACGATGTAGTTGGAATACTTGGAGCATTTGGTTTCTGGCCCTTAACGGTTTACTTCCCAATAGACATGTACATTTCAAAGAGGAAGATTCCTAGATGGAGTAATCGATGGCTTGGACTTCAGTTACTCAGTTTCACTACTTGAGTTCTTGTTTCAGTTGTAGCTGCTGTAGGTTCAATGGATGGGGTAGTTTTGGATCTCAAAACCTATATAAGCCATTTAAACCTAGTTATTAATCATGTTCAGTCATGTGCTTATAACCTGCTTAGAACTCAAAAGAACAGcaggtgatgatgatgataaagaaAACTATAAATATACCAAGAAATTGTTATTATCTCATGTTATATGTGAGCTATTATCACTTCTTATTTTTGAAGTTACCATGAATAATCTTGTATAAATGTGTTGATGTGTAACCTTTTTTGGCCATTTTGTTCATCTCATCTACCACCCTTCTTTTTCCCCTTcattattagattttaaattcaGCTACAAGACATTATGGATCACAATAAATGAAATGAAAACAATTCATTTTAGAGAACATCTATCTATATCATTCAATACTAAAATGCTAGACACGTTGAAAAATATTGGAGAGATGAATTGAACATTAAACAAACAAACTGGAATAGCAAAACAACTATGAATCCCTTTACTACGCTAGATATCAAAATTTTGCAGCATTTAACTACTGGTTTGCTTTGAGTTGAGCAGAATTTGCTTTGGCAGCAGCTTTGGCTAGTGTAGTAGGCTTCATGACACTCTTTGGATTGAGTGCTTTCCTAATCTTGAATACAGTCCATGCTGTCCCCATTGCATGCCCTGCTGCACCAAGCCCTTCATTTGTCACCTTCCCTGCTTCCTCTCCATATCTACAAGATACACTCAAAAGTCAATATTACTACAACATCATCGGACATTTAACTACCACACACTTGGTTGGAGAATAGAACTTACTTATGGGAAACAAGTTCTGTGGTGACAACAGATGAAGTAGACATTACATTCCTTCCAGCTACTTCCACAGCATCACACACCTTATCTGCAATCACACAAACACAACATTTCAAAACCCAACTCATATAATGATAATCAAAGATGTGTAAAGTCATCAAGTAACTCACTGAATCCATCCATAGTAGCAAGAACAATTTCCCCTGGCAGAAAGCTAAAGAATTTTTTCCCTGCTTTAGAATTCACTACAGAACTTGTGAAGAACCCAGACACCTTCACCACCCCAGAAAGGATACCGGTGGCCACCTTCTCTGACATCTTTGTCAACCTCTTAACCCTGTCCATATGCAAATAAATATTCATAAAACTGAAAACATAACACAGAATTTAATAGAATAGAATAgaatagtttaatttcttggAAGGAAGAGAAACCTTTTCAGGCTCTCAATTTTTCGAGGACTAATCTGAGATCGAGAAGAAGCAGGTTGCATCCTCCTCTTGAAGAAGTCATTGCCGGACTTCAACCTCTCGACAGTAACATCCCCACACCAAAGAATCCCCCTCACAACCTGCCCCGAACCAGCGGCTATCCACCGAGCGAACCGGCTACTGTAGTCCTCCACGTTGGGTGCCACCGTGGTCCAGTAAGCTGCAGAGCTCTCCTCAACTAACTCCCTCTTCTCGCCGGAAACCTTCATGTCCTCCGGCGAGGTCTCCCTCGGCACCACCACCTCCCATCCTTGCACGCTCTCTACCTTCTCCACTGAAAGAATACTATACCTTTCCAGAACCTCATCGAGTTCCTTCAGCACACCCTCTTGACCCTTTGAAGCCACGGTCAAACCATAGCTCAACACATCGTAATCTTCCTCTCCTTCTTTCTGATTATTATTGGGAACGCGAAGCGTGAAGAAGTAGTGGGACTCGTCGAGTTTTACAGCGGAAACATCCTTCGTCAACGGCCACCGGACTTGTTCGCCGATTCCAGCGATAACGGCAACGCCGTTTTCACCTTCGTATATGGTGGTTATGGTGAGGTCTCCGGAAGCAAGTTCGACGCTGGAGTCATTCTCTATGAGGTGGAGGAAGACGCCGGGAACTGTAACAAGAACATGCTCGAATGGTTGCTGTGACGAAGACATGGTTGTGAACTTGTGATTGGAGTATAATCAATGCGATGATGATGACGGTAAGTTAAGAAAGCGTTCTTATATAGCGTAGCATTGATGGATAAACCGACATGTTGAGAAAGGGACACGTGGCAAGTAGCGCGGTGGAGCAGGCGTGTTACAACCGTGGAGGTGGAGATGTCTGCCATGTGTGACGGTTACATTGGCAGTTACTTACCCacaaagaaagaaggaaagaaacacaactaaaaaaaaaattcccgCGTCTTCAAGTATGGGCCCAACAAAGCATACAGTTGTTTATATTGGGCTTTTGACAAAAACTGGGCCCAAATAGTACAAATTCAAgacgaaaaaaatttaacaaggGAGTGAGGGAGGGACCACAAAAAAAAGCTGAGAAAAGGGGAGAACGTATCAGAAGTGTGGTGGTTTTCTCTGACGATCAGTGGACATGGTTGTCAACATATGCGGATTCTCTATAGCTTACAAAACAAGACCTGTTATATTCGTTGGAGCAATACAGAATCAGAGTAAATAAATGCCAAGAGCAAAATGGAAGCCTTGTAACTACCAATCGCATCAAAGGGAAG
The genomic region above belongs to Arachis duranensis cultivar V14167 chromosome 3, aradu.V14167.gnm2.J7QH, whole genome shotgun sequence and contains:
- the LOC110278388 gene encoding amino acid permease 5-like, translated to MTIAILTWLPPPPSPSCWYISGISVFCQPLFAFVEKWCARKWAKDGFATIEYKIALPCIPTEIVPVSWRTVVFVFSTTIIDMLMPFFNDVVGILGAFGFWPLTVYFPIDMYISKRKIPRWSNRWLGLQLLSFTT
- the LOC107476556 gene encoding protein EARLY-RESPONSIVE TO DEHYDRATION 7, chloroplastic, which gives rise to MSSSQQPFEHVLVTVPGVFLHLIENDSSVELASGDLTITTIYEGENGVAVIAGIGEQVRWPLTKDVSAVKLDESHYFFTLRVPNNNQKEGEEDYDVLSYGLTVASKGQEGVLKELDEVLERYSILSVEKVESVQGWEVVVPRETSPEDMKVSGEKRELVEESSAAYWTTVAPNVEDYSSRFARWIAAGSGQVVRGILWCGDVTVERLKSGNDFFKRRMQPASSRSQISPRKIESLKRVKRLTKMSEKVATGILSGVVKVSGFFTSSVVNSKAGKKFFSFLPGEIVLATMDGFNKVCDAVEVAGRNVMSTSSVVTTELVSHKYGEEAGKVTNEGLGAAGHAMGTAWTVFKIRKALNPKSVMKPTTLAKAAAKANSAQLKANQ